From a region of the [Eubacterium] eligens ATCC 27750 genome:
- a CDS encoding O-acetyl-ADP-ribose deacetylase — translation MIKTVLGDITKIDYVDAIVNAANNSLLGGGGVDGAIHRVAGPDLLKECRTLHGCETGEAKITKGYNLPCDYVIHTVGPIWRGGKDNEEQLLASCYYHSLKLAMEKGIKRIAFPSISTGVYGFPVKLAAHIAVNVVARFEQEFPKQIEEIYFVLFDRDTESAYEKEVDKLY, via the coding sequence ATGATTAAAACTGTTCTAGGTGATATAACAAAAATAGATTATGTTGATGCTATAGTAAATGCAGCAAATAACAGTCTCTTAGGTGGTGGCGGTGTTGATGGAGCAATTCACAGGGTAGCAGGTCCTGATCTTTTAAAAGAATGTAGGACGCTTCATGGATGTGAAACAGGAGAAGCAAAGATTACCAAAGGCTATAATCTGCCATGTGATTATGTTATACATACAGTCGGACCTATATGGAGAGGCGGAAAGGATAATGAGGAGCAGTTGCTTGCCAGCTGTTATTATCATTCGCTTAAACTTGCAATGGAAAAAGGTATAAAAAGAATAGCGTTTCCATCTATATCAACAGGTGTTTATGGTTTTCCTGTTAAACTGGCAGCACACATTGCTGTAAATGTTGTGGCAAGATTTGAGCAGGAATTTCCAAAGCAAATAGAAGAAATATATTTTGTTCTGTTTGACAGAGATACAGAATCAGCATATGAAAAAGAAGTTGATAAGCTATATTAA
- a CDS encoding helix-turn-helix transcriptional regulator: MAVTNNIREIQEQRGIYQDDLAAAIGYSTKTVGRIERGDSTPSAEFMLRISKYFNMLVEDVFHVED; encoded by the coding sequence ATGGCGGTTACTAATAATATCAGAGAAATCCAGGAACAGCGTGGCATTTACCAGGATGACCTTGCCGCTGCTATCGGATACAGCACCAAAACTGTCGGCAGGATAGAACGTGGGGACAGCACCCCATCTGCCGAATTTATGCTGCGGATATCAAAGTACTTTAATATGCTGGTCGAAGATGTATTCCATGTGGAAGATTGA
- a CDS encoding YaiI/YqxD family protein, which yields MHIYVDADACPVIGIVERIAKSHNIAVTLLCDTNHYLTSDYSEVVYVGAGADAVDFKLISLCEKGDLVVTQDYGVAAMALSKGAYAIHQSGKWYTNENIDLMLMERHISKKARRASSKNHMKGPRKRSDKDDYNFEVSFERLVEKLLQENAGKD from the coding sequence ATGCATATATATGTAGATGCTGACGCATGCCCTGTGATTGGGATAGTTGAAAGAATAGCTAAGAGTCATAATATTGCCGTAACGCTTTTGTGTGATACTAATCATTATCTTACATCAGACTATTCAGAAGTGGTATATGTGGGTGCCGGAGCTGATGCAGTTGATTTTAAGTTAATAAGCCTTTGTGAAAAAGGAGATTTAGTAGTTACGCAGGACTATGGTGTAGCTGCCATGGCATTAAGTAAGGGTGCATATGCCATTCATCAGTCCGGGAAATGGTATACAAATGAAAATATTGATCTTATGTTAATGGAGAGACATATAAGTAAGAAGGCAAGGCGGGCAAGCAGTAAAAACCACATGAAAGGTCCAAGAAAAAGAAGTGATAAGGATGATTATAACTTTGAAGTCTCTTTTGAGAGACTAGTGGAAAAGCTGCTACAGGAAAATGCAGGAAAAGATTAA
- a CDS encoding arsenate reductase family protein: MNIQIFGTKKCNDTKKAERFFKERGIKYQFIDMKEKGMSKGEFNSVAQVNGGLQGMINWDGKDKDLLALIKYTADEDKLEKVMENPSVIKTPVVRNGKASTLGYQPDVWKNWS, translated from the coding sequence GTGAATATACAGATATTTGGAACTAAGAAATGCAATGATACAAAGAAGGCAGAGCGTTTCTTTAAGGAAAGAGGCATAAAGTACCAGTTTATAGATATGAAGGAAAAAGGAATGAGCAAGGGGGAGTTTAATTCTGTGGCTCAGGTTAATGGCGGGTTACAGGGAATGATTAACTGGGATGGAAAAGACAAAGATCTGCTTGCGCTTATAAAATACACAGCTGATGAAGATAAACTTGAAAAGGTAATGGAAAATCCTTCAGTTATTAAGACTCCTGTTGTAAGAAATGGAAAAGCATCAACACTCGGATACCAGCCGGATGTCTGGAAGAACTGGAGTTAA
- a CDS encoding NUDIX hydrolase, with translation MIEKVVFMNMCMISDNKGNVLALDKVGKNYSGTTFPGGHVEADNAFRCAYGMSANYNRRRNYSKDTVRF, from the coding sequence ATGATAGAAAAAGTAGTATTCATGAACATGTGCATGATTAGTGATAATAAAGGAAATGTACTGGCCTTGGATAAAGTGGGCAAGAATTATTCTGGTACGACTTTCCCAGGTGGTCATGTAGAGGCAGATAATGCATTCAGATGTGCCTATGGAATGTCTGCAAACTATAACAGAAGAAGGAATTATAGCAAAGATACAGTAAGATTTTAA
- a CDS encoding S24 family peptidase — MYEKQTAKIIPFRSIDIFENAVSAGTGNFLVDGPKETVRIDESILPEDTTFGVRISGDSMEPEFHDGQIAWVLQQESVANGEIGIFALNGEAYIKKLQNDKDGISLISLNEKYAPIKVGENDRLDIFGKVLEKSNASAITGHC; from the coding sequence ATGTATGAAAAGCAGACTGCTAAGATAATTCCATTCCGTAGCATTGATATTTTTGAAAATGCCGTATCAGCCGGAACCGGTAACTTCCTTGTAGACGGACCGAAAGAGACTGTACGCATAGATGAATCTATCCTGCCGGAAGATACTACTTTCGGTGTTCGCATTAGTGGTGACAGTATGGAACCTGAATTCCACGATGGTCAGATTGCATGGGTATTACAACAGGAATCTGTTGCTAATGGAGAAATCGGCATCTTCGCTCTAAACGGAGAAGCCTACATCAAGAAATTACAAAACGATAAAGACGGAATTTCCCTTATCTCGCTTAATGAAAAGTATGCACCTATCAAGGTTGGAGAAAACGACCGCTTAGACATATTTGGAAAAGTTCTTGAAAAATCTAATGCTTCTGCTATCACAGGACATTGCTGA
- a CDS encoding HNH endonuclease: MPDAFPYQSHWKMEECHSAYWELVPTIDHIIPIAIGGEDNLSNYATTSMFHNSVKSNWTIEQLNWKLYPAGDINEYDGLTDLFVKLTENDLELFDDPYIKRWYKLSVGMK; encoded by the coding sequence ATGCCGGATGCATTTCCATATCAGAGCCATTGGAAGATGGAAGAATGTCACAGTGCCTACTGGGAGCTGGTCCCAACAATTGACCACATCATTCCTATTGCCATTGGAGGAGAGGATAACCTGTCTAATTATGCGACAACGTCTATGTTTCACAATTCAGTTAAGAGTAACTGGACAATAGAGCAGCTAAACTGGAAACTGTATCCTGCAGGAGATATTAATGAGTATGACGGGCTTACTGATCTTTTTGTGAAACTTACAGAAAACGACCTTGAGCTTTTTGATGACCCATACATAAAACGCTGGTATAAGTTATCTGTGGGAATGAAATAG
- a CDS encoding GNAT family N-acetyltransferase, which produces MNFELACLEDFNEIENLYWDLIDKSKEEPSFPDWEKGVHPSADFLMAGIVQKELFVLRDEGIIKACAIVNSNSNKEYKRVAWKVNERDNNVWIIHALAVRYEYRGMGLATQFVKNLISYAKLENIEAIHLDVIDKNTLADKLYIRAGFKYVSTENIFYEVVGNRQFRMYEYVIE; this is translated from the coding sequence ATGAATTTTGAATTAGCATGCCTGGAGGATTTTAATGAGATAGAAAATCTCTATTGGGATTTAATAGATAAAAGCAAAGAAGAACCTTCTTTTCCTGACTGGGAAAAGGGTGTACATCCTTCAGCAGATTTTTTAATGGCTGGTATTGTTCAGAAAGAGTTGTTCGTATTAAGAGATGAAGGAATTATTAAGGCGTGTGCCATAGTTAACAGTAATTCTAATAAAGAGTATAAAAGGGTAGCGTGGAAAGTAAATGAAAGGGATAATAATGTATGGATAATCCATGCTCTTGCAGTGCGATATGAGTACCGCGGTATGGGTCTTGCTACTCAATTTGTAAAAAACTTAATATCATATGCTAAGTTAGAAAACATTGAAGCCATTCATCTTGATGTAATAGATAAGAACACACTAGCTGACAAGTTATATATCAGAGCTGGCTTTAAATATGTAAGTACTGAAAACATTTTTTATGAGGTAGTTGGAAACAGGCAGTTTAGAATGTATGAGTATGTGATAGAGTAG
- a CDS encoding RNA 2'-phosphotransferase has protein sequence MGLTDTSKFLSLILRHKPETIEIKLDEHGWADVSELISGISKTRPFDMKMLEEIVRTDNKQRYSFNEDKTLIRANQGHSIPVDVELEKKTPPEFLYHGTGEKSVASIDKEGLLSKSRLYVHLSKDTDTAVKVGSRHGKPMVYRVAAGKMADDGYEFFLSVNGVWLTKAVPAEYLSKIL, from the coding sequence ATGGGATTAACGGACACAAGCAAATTTTTAAGTCTTATTTTGCGGCACAAGCCGGAAACAATAGAAATCAAGCTTGATGAGCATGGCTGGGCAGATGTATCTGAGTTAATATCAGGTATAAGCAAAACAAGACCATTTGATATGAAGATGCTTGAAGAAATTGTAAGAACCGACAACAAGCAGCGGTATTCATTTAATGAAGATAAGACCTTGATCAGAGCGAACCAGGGACATTCAATACCTGTTGATGTTGAACTTGAAAAGAAAACTCCTCCAGAGTTTCTTTACCATGGAACGGGAGAGAAGTCTGTTGCATCGATAGATAAAGAAGGATTACTTTCTAAGAGCAGGTTATATGTTCATTTATCAAAGGATACTGATACAGCAGTTAAGGTAGGCAGCAGGCACGGAAAGCCTATGGTGTATAGGGTGGCAGCCGGAAAGATGGCAGATGACGGATATGAGTTTTTCTTATCTGTAAATGGAGTATGGCTTACGAAGGCTGTTCCGGCAGAGTATTTAAGCAAAATATTGTAA
- a CDS encoding methyl-accepting chemotaxis protein, with protein MSSKKGAMKKKLENMHLGKRINYGYKMVITMMLISGLLSIAVIGVLFFNMLNYVNKVNASDQAVKVCRINVTSAARNVREMALNPDQSTYEDYEQGAKTLLEDIDVQLKTIKKSGVVPENQYNEYSKALSDWANTGYSIMDKIKAGQKDGAVDQIINECTPKLNKTVELAKEIDKLTDERSLQAVVSTYVCAAVGLIVIIICLTCAWRLTKRTGKIVLDTILEPLHAIEDVAKELTEGNLHSTLEYHSEDEIGRLAHSMRKSIRILGSYVDDIDRSMKLFADGHFDAQPEVEWKGDFVGILNSFMEFEKSMAVTIKGIQHVSSEVSSAAEQVAASSNDLADGATNQAAVVEELTATVAGVSEQVEQNSKSAKEISGKVDELGGAIWESNGKMQEMVASMHEINEASKQIDQIISTINDIASQTNLLALNASIEAARAGEAGKGFAVVANQVNILADQSAQAVKESAALIEASVQAVEKGMNIAEQTASQLEEVAENSKVITKEVINIADTLETQTSEIKQINEGIEQINDVVQTNSATSQECAAASQQMSSESENLSEMIAKFKISDIEE; from the coding sequence ATGTCTTCAAAAAAAGGTGCGATGAAAAAGAAATTGGAAAACATGCATTTGGGTAAAAGAATCAACTATGGTTACAAAATGGTTATTACCATGATGCTTATTTCGGGACTGCTTTCGATTGCGGTCATTGGTGTGTTGTTTTTCAATATGTTAAACTATGTAAACAAGGTAAATGCTTCTGATCAGGCGGTTAAGGTATGTAGAATAAATGTAACTTCAGCGGCAAGAAATGTAAGAGAGATGGCACTTAATCCTGACCAGTCTACGTATGAAGATTATGAGCAGGGTGCAAAAACTTTGCTCGAGGATATTGATGTGCAGTTAAAAACAATAAAAAAATCAGGTGTTGTTCCGGAGAATCAGTATAATGAATATTCAAAGGCTCTTTCTGACTGGGCGAATACCGGATACTCAATCATGGATAAGATTAAAGCCGGACAGAAGGATGGGGCTGTTGATCAGATTATCAATGAGTGTACACCAAAGTTAAATAAAACTGTTGAGCTTGCAAAGGAAATCGACAAGCTGACTGACGAAAGAAGCCTTCAGGCAGTTGTAAGTACATACGTATGTGCTGCAGTCGGACTCATAGTCATCATTATCTGTCTGACATGTGCATGGCGGTTGACAAAGAGAACAGGAAAGATCGTGCTTGATACAATCCTTGAGCCGTTACATGCAATCGAGGATGTGGCAAAGGAGCTGACAGAAGGAAATCTTCACAGCACACTTGAGTACCATTCAGAGGATGAAATCGGTAGATTGGCACACAGCATGAGAAAGTCTATCCGTATTCTCGGCTCATATGTGGATGATATAGACAGGTCGATGAAGCTCTTTGCGGACGGACATTTTGATGCACAGCCGGAAGTAGAGTGGAAAGGCGATTTTGTAGGTATTTTAAATTCATTTATGGAATTTGAAAAAAGTATGGCAGTCACCATAAAGGGAATCCAGCATGTATCAAGCGAGGTTTCAAGTGCGGCAGAGCAGGTAGCTGCAAGCTCAAATGACCTTGCAGACGGTGCAACCAATCAGGCTGCGGTTGTAGAGGAACTGACAGCGACAGTTGCGGGAGTTTCAGAACAGGTGGAGCAGAATTCAAAGAGTGCAAAGGAAATCAGTGGAAAAGTGGACGAACTTGGAGGTGCAATTTGGGAAAGCAATGGAAAGATGCAGGAGATGGTTGCATCTATGCATGAAATAAACGAAGCCTCTAAACAGATAGATCAGATTATATCAACTATTAATGATATTGCATCACAGACCAACCTGCTCGCATTAAATGCTTCTATTGAGGCGGCAAGGGCAGGGGAGGCAGGAAAAGGCTTTGCGGTTGTGGCAAATCAGGTAAATATTCTTGCCGATCAAAGTGCACAGGCTGTAAAGGAATCAGCTGCGCTTATAGAGGCATCTGTGCAGGCTGTTGAAAAAGGCATGAATATTGCAGAGCAGACAGCCTCACAGCTTGAAGAAGTAGCAGAGAACTCTAAGGTGATTACAAAAGAGGTGATTAATATAGCTGATACACTTGAGACCCAGACCAGTGAGATCAAGCAGATTAACGAAGGAATTGAGCAGATCAATGATGTTGTACAGACCAATTCAGCAACATCACAGGAGTGTGCGGCTGCGAGCCAGCAGATGAGCAGTGAATCAGAAAATCTGAGTGAAATGATAGCGAAATTCAAAATCTCAGACATTGAAGAGTAA
- a CDS encoding XRE family transcriptional regulator, translated as MNFLECVPPERIEKIDSEKVLPHPEEVLIMADKYKSPELCNYYCSNQCPIGQQYVPEIKMKELPQIILETVASLNKMNKKQECLIEITADGIIDNDELDDFIYIKEELEKISVNVETLQLWSERMLASGAIDEDAYNKRKLQRSNN; from the coding sequence GTGAACTTTTTAGAGTGCGTGCCTCCAGAGAGAATTGAAAAAATAGACAGTGAGAAGGTGCTGCCACATCCGGAAGAAGTACTCATAATGGCTGATAAGTATAAATCACCGGAATTGTGTAATTATTATTGCTCAAATCAGTGTCCAATTGGACAGCAATATGTTCCAGAGATTAAAATGAAAGAGCTCCCTCAGATTATACTTGAAACGGTAGCTTCTCTTAATAAGATGAACAAGAAGCAGGAGTGCCTCATTGAGATTACAGCTGATGGTATAATTGATAACGACGAATTAGATGATTTCATATATATTAAGGAGGAATTAGAAAAAATATCGGTAAATGTTGAAACACTTCAGTTATGGTCAGAAAGAATGTTGGCTTCTGGGGCTATTGATGAAGATGCATATAATAAAAGAAAATTACAAAGGAGTAATAACTAA
- a CDS encoding flavodoxin family protein, with product MKTVIIYASVHHNNTKELVCAIAAENDIDVVDAAKITEKDLSGYDLIGFASGIYFGKMHQSVINFAEVNLPENKDVFLMCTYGGKPVFDSIKKIVKEKQGRIVGEFSCKGFDTFGPFKLIGGISKGHPDKNDLDNAKAFFKELEKGK from the coding sequence ATGAAAACAGTTATTATATACGCGTCGGTTCATCACAATAATACAAAAGAGCTGGTATGTGCAATAGCAGCTGAAAATGATATTGATGTAGTTGATGCAGCTAAGATTACTGAAAAGGACTTATCAGGGTATGATCTTATAGGTTTTGCTTCTGGTATTTATTTTGGCAAGATGCATCAGTCCGTAATTAACTTTGCAGAAGTAAATCTTCCAGAGAATAAGGATGTTTTTCTTATGTGTACTTATGGCGGAAAGCCGGTCTTTGATTCTATAAAGAAAATTGTAAAAGAAAAGCAGGGAAGAATTGTGGGAGAATTTTCTTGTAAGGGATTTGACACATTTGGACCATTCAAACTTATTGGAGGCATATCAAAAGGACATCCGGATAAGAATGATTTGGATAATGCAAAGGCTTTTTTCAAAGAGTTGGAAAAGGGAAAGTGA